The nucleotide window CCGGGTGTTCTTCGGGTATCTCGGCTGCGTCGTGTTCGTCTGTATTCTTTTCCTTTGATCCACGTGACGTCGGTCCTCCTGCTGCTGATCGCGCGAACGTACTAAACGACACGGCAAGGCGGCCGGAAGGTGTGAGCCTGTCCAACGATTTGGCGAATATGGGGCGCGTGAACGACTCCGCGCTCCCGCTCACCGTTTAAGTGACGATGCGTTGAGATTCGACCATGAAGCCAACCTCGGGGTCGAGGTCCTGAGCGAGATCACGGTACTGGTAGTTTCCAGCGTGCCCGGAATTGGCGTCTGGGTGCGTTTTGATGTCGTTAGGGACACGCGACGATGGAAGTAGAGCAGAGAACTGCCCTGTTTGGTCCTGCTGTGCTTGATCTTGACTGACACGATGGCGCAGAGGCGCAACTGAGTCATCCAGGACCACCTGTCGCAAGCAGTGTAGTAGATGCAACGACCCCGAGAAGCCCGCCAGCCAAGCCTGTAGAGGCTTTGAGGCGGTTTCTGTGGTCCCCCTGGCAGGAATCGAACCTGCATCTAGCGCTTAGGAGGCACTTGTTCTATCCATTGAACTACAGGGAGCGCGGTCGAGCATTGCTCCGTTCGATCGCCATGTTTCCCAAGTGACCCGTCATGGCGCGGAGCGGCGCGCGAAGTGGTTCGGCCTTGCGGGCCCGAGCGATATCGCGACGCAGGGCCAAGAGTATAGCAAACGTGTTCGGGCGCGAAAATGACGCCCCTTTAGTCTCGACGCCGCCCCTTGGGCCCAGCGTTTATCGCTTCACAGCAAGTCGTCGCGATCAGAACTCGACGACGGCGAATTCCGCCTTGCCTACGTCGCAAAGCGGGCAGCGCCAGTCGTCGGGGATATCGGCAAAGCGCGTGCCGGCGGCGAGCCCCTCGTCGGGCAGACCTTCTTCCTCGTTGTAGATCCAGCCGCAGATCAGGCAGACCCAGCTCTTGTACTCGATTACTTCACTCACAGCGTGTCCTTCGTCTAGTCGATTCGATGCATGGCCCGTCATGCGGCCCTTTATTTAATGCAGGGCGGCGCGGGCGACCCGCGATGTTACCGGAAAACGGATCGCGTGCCGCTGCGCCAAAGGGTCGCTAAACTCCGAGGCCTGACCTGCGTGCAGCGTTCCCCGGCAGCCCGACCTCCGCAGCCCGACCTGCGCGGCCCGACCTCCGCGGCCCGGTACAATGCCCGCTTCAGGTCCAACGCACGCATCGCTTTCCATCCATGTCGCTTTACACCATCACAGGCGCGCAACTGGCGTTCGGCCACGTCGCGCTGCTCGACAACGCGGACTTTTCGCTCGAAGCCGGCGAGCGCGTCGGGCTGATCGGCCGCAACGGCGCGGGCAAGTCGTCGCTGCTGACCATCGTCGCCGATCTCGCGAAGCCCGACGACGGCCTCGTCACGCGCCAGCAGGATCTCTCGACCGTCTACGTGCCGCAGGAGCCCGACTTTGACGTCGACGCCACGGTGTTCGACACCGTCGCCTCCGGCCTCGCCGACGTGCGTGCGCTGCTCGACGAATACGACACGGTCGCGCACAAGCTCGCGGACACGCCCGAAGGCGCCGAACACGACGCACTGCTCGCGCGCATGAACACGCTGCAATCGTCGCTCGATCATGCCGACGCCTGGAACTGGCGCACACGCGTGTCCACGACGCTCGCGCAGATCGGCCTCGAAGGCGAAGCACGCGTGGGCGCGCTCTCGGGTGGTATGCAAAAGCGCGTGGCGCTCGCTCGCGCGCTCGTCGTGCAGCCCGACATCCTGCTGCTCGACGAACCGACCAACCATCTCGACTTCGACGGCATTCGCTGGCTCGAAGAACTGCTCGTCGCGCAGCGTTCGAGCCTGCTGTTCATCACCCACGACCGCGCGTTCCTCGACCGCGTGGCGACGCGCATCGTCGAACTCGATCGCGGCAAGCTGCTCTCGTATCCGGGCAACTTCTCGCAGTACCAGGAGCGCAAGGCGCAGCAACTCGAAGTCGAGCGCGTGGAGAACGAGAAGTTCGACAAACTGCTCGCGCAGGAAGAAGTGTGGATCCGCAAGGGCGTGGAAGCGCGCCGCACGCGCAGCGTGGGCCGCATCGCGCGCCTCGTCCAGATGCGCCACGAGCGCGAGGAACGCCGCAACGTGCAGGGCAACGTGAGGCTCGACGTCGCGCAGGGCGAGAAGTCCGGCAAGATCGTCGCGGAACTCACGGATGTGACGAAGCGCTATGGCGGCCGCACGATCGTCGATAACTTTTCGTCTACGGTCATGCGCGGCGACAAGATCGGCTTTGTCGGTCCGAACGGCGCGGGCAAGACCACGCTGCTGAAGCTGATCCTCGGCGAGCTGAAGCCGGACGAAGGCACGGTGCGCGTGGGGACGAATCTGCAGGTCGCGTACTTCGACCAGATGCGCGCGCAGCTCGACATGGAAAAGAGTCTCGCCGATACGATCAGCCCCGGCAGCGACTGGGTCGAGATCAACGGCGCGAAGAAGCACGTGATGAGCTATCTCGGCGACTTCCTGTTCGCCCCCGAGCGCTCGCGTTCGCCCGTGAAGTCGCTTTCGGGCGGCGAGCGCAATCGCCTGCTGCTCGCGCGTTTGTTCGCGCGGCCCGCGAACGTGCTGGTGCTCGACGAACCGACCAACGATCTCGACATCCCGACGCTCGAACTGCTCGAAGAGCTGCTGACCGACTACGACGGCACCGTGCTGCTCGTGAGCCACGACCGCGCGTTCCTCGACAACGTGGTGACTTCGGTAATCGCGTCCGAGGGCGATGGACGCTGGCGCGAGTACGTGGGCGGCTTCACGGACTGGCAGACGCAGAGCGCGCGGGCGCAGGAAATTGCCGAAGCGCGCGCGCCGAAGGAAACGGCGGCTGCGGTGGCAGCACCCAAGGACAGCGCGGCGGGGCGCAATGCCCAGCGCAGCGTGAAGCTTTCGTTCAAGGAGCAGCGCGAGCTCGAAGAACTGCCCAAGCGCATCGAGGCGCTGGAGACCGAGCAAAAGACCATCGGCGCGAAGATCGAGGACGGTTCGATCTTCGCGAAGGATGCGCAGGAGGGCGCTCGCCTGACTGAACGTTACGCGGCGATCGACGAAGAATTGCTCGTTGCGCTGGAGCGGTGGGAAGAGTTGGAGAGCAAGCGCAAGTGATGCGAGAGAGAGCGGCCCGATAAGGGCCGCTTTTTTTTACTGCCTTTTTTACCGCGTAAGGGTGCGGCGCACTCGTCCATTCGGCTAGCCAACCCTCGCGCAAATTGCCGTGCGAGCCCAAATCAGTACAATACCTCGCGAATTCGAACAACTGCGTGAACGACTGCGCCGCCGCGAGCGCCTCTGCCACCGCGGCGTGCAGCCGGTTCACCTTGTTGTTTCGTATTGGTTTTTTTGAACGCTCAACGCGTTTTCCCCGCAGATGTCCACAGGACCTGTGGACAAGCGCGCGGACAACCCCCTGTGGATCACCATGTCAACGAAGAAGTCCAACGCTGGAAACACTGGCTATAGCGAAGCGTCGATCAAGGTGCTCAAGGGCCTCGAGCCCGTCCGGCAGCGGCCGGGCATGTATACGCGCACCGAGAATCCGCTGCACATCATCCAGGAAGTCATCGACAACGCCTCGGATGAAGCGCTCGGCGGCTACGGCCGGCGAATCACCGTGACGCTGCACGCGGACCATTCCGTCTCCGTCGAGGACGACGGCCGCGGCATTCCGTTCGGCCTGCACCCTGACGAAAAAGTCCCGGTCGTCGAGATCGTCTTCACGCGCCTGCACGCGGGCGGCAAGTTCGACAAGGCCGCCGGCGGCGCCTACACCTTCTCGGGCGGCTTGCACGGCGTGGGCGTCTCGGTCACGAACGCGCTCTCTACGCGTCTGGACGTGACCGTCTGGCGCGACGGCAAGGTCGCCGAAATCGGCTTCTCGGACGGCAACGTCACGAGGCCGCTCACCACGCGCAACGCCGCGCGCGACGAAAAGAAGACCGGCACGCGCGTGACCGCGTGGGCCGATCCCAAGTATTTCGATTCGCCCAATCTGCCGCTCGGCGAACTGCAACGTCTCTTGCGCTCGAAGGCCGTGCTGCTGCCGGGCGTCGAGGTCACGCTCGTGATCGAGAAGACCGGTGAGCACCAAAGCTGGAAGTACGAAGACGGCCTGCGCGGCTACCTGCTCGAAGGCATGGGCGGCGCCGACCTGCTGATCCCGCTCTTCGAAGGCGAGCGCTACGCCGACGCGCGCACCACCGACGACACTTTCGCCGAAGGCGAGGGCGCCACGTGGGTCGTGGCGTGGAGCGAGGAAGGCTCGCTCACGCGCGAGTCATACGTGAACCTGATTCCGACGCCTGCGGGCGGCACGCATGAAAGCGGTCTGCGCGATGGTCTCTTCCAGGCCGTGAAGAGCTTCGTCGAATTGCACAATCTTCAGCCTAAAGGCGTGAAGCTCCTGCCCGAGGACGTCTTTGCGCGCGTCTCGTTCGTGCTCTCAGCCAAGGTGCTCGATCCGCAGTTCCAGGGGCAGATCAAGGAGCGTCTGAACAGCCGCGACGCCGTGAAGCTCGTTTCGTCGTTCTCGCGCCCGGCTTTGGAGCTTTGGCTCAACCAGCACGTCGAGCACGGCAAGAAACTGGCCGATCTCGTCATCAAGCAGGCGCAGGCGCGTACGCGCGCGGGCCAGAAGGTCGAGAAACGCAAGAGCTCGGGCGTGGCCGTGCTGCCGGGCAAGCTCACCGACTGCGAATCGACCGACATCGCGCGCAACGAACTCTTCCTCGTGGAGGGCGATTCCGCTGGCGGCTCGGCGAAGATGGGGCGCGACAAGGAATAC belongs to Paraburkholderia flagellata and includes:
- a CDS encoding rubredoxin, whose translation is MSEVIEYKSWVCLICGWIYNEEEGLPDEGLAAGTRFADIPDDWRCPLCDVGKAEFAVVEF
- a CDS encoding ATP-binding cassette domain-containing protein yields the protein MSLYTITGAQLAFGHVALLDNADFSLEAGERVGLIGRNGAGKSSLLTIVADLAKPDDGLVTRQQDLSTVYVPQEPDFDVDATVFDTVASGLADVRALLDEYDTVAHKLADTPEGAEHDALLARMNTLQSSLDHADAWNWRTRVSTTLAQIGLEGEARVGALSGGMQKRVALARALVVQPDILLLDEPTNHLDFDGIRWLEELLVAQRSSLLFITHDRAFLDRVATRIVELDRGKLLSYPGNFSQYQERKAQQLEVERVENEKFDKLLAQEEVWIRKGVEARRTRSVGRIARLVQMRHEREERRNVQGNVRLDVAQGEKSGKIVAELTDVTKRYGGRTIVDNFSSTVMRGDKIGFVGPNGAGKTTLLKLILGELKPDEGTVRVGTNLQVAYFDQMRAQLDMEKSLADTISPGSDWVEINGAKKHVMSYLGDFLFAPERSRSPVKSLSGGERNRLLLARLFARPANVLVLDEPTNDLDIPTLELLEELLTDYDGTVLLVSHDRAFLDNVVTSVIASEGDGRWREYVGGFTDWQTQSARAQEIAEARAPKETAAAVAAPKDSAAGRNAQRSVKLSFKEQRELEELPKRIEALETEQKTIGAKIEDGSIFAKDAQEGARLTERYAAIDEELLVALERWEELESKRK
- a CDS encoding DNA topoisomerase IV subunit B; protein product: MSTKKSNAGNTGYSEASIKVLKGLEPVRQRPGMYTRTENPLHIIQEVIDNASDEALGGYGRRITVTLHADHSVSVEDDGRGIPFGLHPDEKVPVVEIVFTRLHAGGKFDKAAGGAYTFSGGLHGVGVSVTNALSTRLDVTVWRDGKVAEIGFSDGNVTRPLTTRNAARDEKKTGTRVTAWADPKYFDSPNLPLGELQRLLRSKAVLLPGVEVTLVIEKTGEHQSWKYEDGLRGYLLEGMGGADLLIPLFEGERYADARTTDDTFAEGEGATWVVAWSEEGSLTRESYVNLIPTPAGGTHESGLRDGLFQAVKSFVELHNLQPKGVKLLPEDVFARVSFVLSAKVLDPQFQGQIKERLNSRDAVKLVSSFSRPALELWLNQHVEHGKKLADLVIKQAQARTRAGQKVEKRKSSGVAVLPGKLTDCESTDIARNELFLVEGDSAGGSAKMGRDKEYQAILPLRGKVLNTWETERDRLFANNEVHDISVAIGVDPHSPDDTVDLSNLRYGKICILSDADVDGSHIQVLLLTLFFKHFPQLIERGHVCVARPPLFRVDAPARGKKPAQKLYALDEGELEAILDKLRKDGVRETQWTISRFKGLGEMSAEQLWDTTMNPDTRRLSPIALGDLDYEATVARMTMLMGKGEAASRRSWLEEKGNEVEADI